The Streptomyces sp. Mut1 genome window below encodes:
- a CDS encoding LacI family DNA-binding transcriptional regulator: MAKVTRDDVARLAGTSTAVVSYVINNGPRPVAPATRERVLAAIKELGYRPDRVAQAMASRRTDLIGMIVPDARQPFFAEMAHAVEQAAAERGKMVLVGNSDYRDEREVHYLRAFLGMRVSGLILVSQGPSERAAAEIEAWDARVVLLHERPEAIDDVAVVTDDVGGAQLATRHLLEHGNAYVACLGGVDSTPAVGDPVADHIEGWRRAMHESGRSTEGRLFQAPYNRYDAYQVALELLAGPDRPPAIFCATDDQAIGVLRAARELRIDVPGELAVAGFDDVKEAGLTDPPLTTVFSDRPAMARAAVDLVLDDSLRVSGSRRERLKQFPSALVVRRSCGCGEPPAADRPPRS; the protein is encoded by the coding sequence GTGGCCAAGGTGACGCGGGACGATGTGGCGAGACTGGCGGGTACGTCGACCGCCGTGGTCAGTTACGTCATCAACAACGGACCCCGGCCGGTCGCCCCGGCCACGCGCGAGCGGGTGCTCGCCGCGATCAAAGAGCTGGGTTACCGGCCGGACCGGGTCGCCCAGGCGATGGCCTCGCGGCGGACCGACCTCATAGGCATGATCGTGCCGGACGCCCGGCAGCCCTTCTTCGCCGAAATGGCGCACGCGGTCGAACAGGCCGCCGCCGAGCGCGGGAAAATGGTGCTCGTCGGCAACTCCGACTACCGCGACGAGCGCGAGGTCCACTATCTGCGGGCCTTCCTCGGCATGCGGGTCTCCGGCCTGATCCTGGTCAGCCAGGGCCCCAGCGAGCGCGCGGCGGCGGAGATCGAGGCCTGGGACGCCCGGGTCGTCCTGCTGCACGAGCGGCCCGAGGCCATCGACGACGTCGCGGTCGTCACCGACGACGTCGGCGGCGCCCAGCTCGCCACCCGCCACCTCCTCGAACACGGCAACGCGTACGTGGCGTGCCTCGGCGGCGTGGACTCCACCCCGGCGGTCGGCGACCCGGTCGCCGACCACATCGAGGGCTGGCGCCGGGCCATGCACGAGTCGGGCCGCTCCACGGAGGGCCGCCTCTTCCAGGCTCCGTACAACCGCTACGACGCCTACCAGGTGGCGCTGGAGCTGCTCGCGGGCCCCGACCGGCCCCCGGCCATCTTCTGCGCGACGGACGACCAGGCCATCGGCGTACTGCGGGCGGCGCGCGAGCTGCGCATCGACGTGCCGGGCGAGCTGGCGGTCGCGGGCTTCGACGACGTGAAGGAAGCCGGGCTGACCGATCCGCCGCTGACGACGGTCTTCTCGGACCGCCCCGCGATGGCGCGGGCCGCCGTGGACCTGGTGCTCGACGACTCGTTGCGGGTGTCGGGGTCGCGGCGGGAGCGGCTGAAGCAGTTCCCCTCCGCACTGGTGGTCCGCCGCTCCTGCGGCTGCGGGGAGCCCCCGGCGGCGGACCGGCCGCCCCGGTCCTGA